Proteins encoded together in one Ciona intestinalis chromosome 3, KH, whole genome shotgun sequence window:
- the LOC100185488 gene encoding LOW QUALITY PROTEIN: aldehyde dehydrogenase, dimeric NADP-preferring-like (The sequence of the model RefSeq protein was modified relative to this genomic sequence to represent the inferred CDS: inserted 1 base in 1 codon) yields MGRDYISAIVAAKEAFSSGKTKDVKFRKQQLQKLFKCVRDNEVRWCEALKKDLNKSKTEAVSAEIILVNNEIVTAIDNLDQWIKSEPQAKGLLTATADIHIRKEPFGTCLIMSAWNYPFSLMLAPVIGAIAAGNCVVIKPSECAVHTAKXGTAIGRIVMKAAAEYLTPVVLELGGKNPCFVDDSFDIRSAARRVCWGRFLNAGQICLAPEYVMCTESVRDKFVEEMKLALKEFYGSDPKHSPDYGRIINERQTLRLKKVIESGAGKIVVGGEVDVKERYVAPTVVTDIPADSAYMQQEMFGPILLVVTVKDMDEAIAVVNSREKPLAMYIFASNKKLVNKILSNTSSGGVTVNDVVMHYVPHSLPFGGVGESGMGAYHGKHTFDTFSHRRSCLVDGNPEFINSLRYPPHSEKKLSIIRLAMMKNMKATGVQAVFQSVLKLAVIGAVIACVVNLLI; encoded by the exons ATGGGTAGAGATTATATTTCTGCAATTGTTGCTGCAAAGGAGGCATTCTCCAGTGGTAAAACCAAGGATGTTAAGTTTCGCAAGCAGCAGTtgcaaaagttgtttaaatgtgTGAGAGATAATGAAGTTAGGTGGTGTGAAGCTTTGAAGAAAGAtctaaataaatctaaaactgAAGCAGTTTCCGCTGAAATTATTCTGGTAAACAACGAAATTGTTACGGCGATTGATAACCTGGATCAATGGATAAAAAGCGAGCCGCAAGCAAAGGGATTGCTCACAGCTACAGCTGATATTCATATCAGGAAGGAACCATTTGGAACATGTCTCATCATGTCTGCATGGAATTATCCCTTCTCCCTTATGTTGGCCCCAGTGATTGGTGCAATTGCTGCTGGAAACTGTGTTGTTATTAAACCGAGCGAATGCGCAGTCCACACAGCCA TAGGAACAGCCATCGGAAGAATTGTGATGAAGGCAGCGGCTGAGTACTTGACCCCAGTAGTGCTGGAACTTGGAGGTAAAAATCCATGTTTTGTTGATGATTCTTTTGATATTCGTAGTGCTGCGCGGAGAGTATGCTGGGGTCGATTTCTTAATGCTGGTCAGATTTGTCTTGCGCCAGAGTACGTTATGTGCACAGAAAGTGTCCGGGATAAATTTGTGGAGGAAATGAAGCTTGCTTTAAAAGAGTTTTACGGTTCTGACCCAAAGCATTCACCAGACTATGGGAGGATAATCAATGAACGACAAACACTGCGGTTGAAGAAAGTAATTGAATCTGGAGCTGGGAAAATAGTTGTGGGCGGAGAGGTTGATGTAAAGGAACGTTATGTTGCACCAACTGTGGTCACTGATATTCCAGCGGATTCTGCTTACATGCAGCAAGAAATGTTTGGCCCCATTCTGCTTGTTGTCACTGTCAAAGATATGGATGAAGCTATTGCTGTTGTAAACAGCAGAGAGAAGCCGTTAGCTATGTACATATTTGCAAGTAATAAAAAGCTTGTAAATAAGATCCTATCCAACACCTCTAGTGGAGGAGTTACTGTTAATGATGTTGTGATGCATTACGTTCCTCATTCGCTTCCATTTGGTGGTGTAGGGGAAAGTGGAATGGGAGCCTACCATGGGAAACACACCTTTGACACCTTTTCTCACAGACGAAGCTGTTTAGTTGATGGGAATCCAGAGTTTATAAATTCTTTACGTTACCCTCCTCACTCTGAGAAAAAGCTTTCCATTATTCGTTTGGCCATGATGAAAAACATGAAAGCAACAGGTGTACAAGCAGTTTTTCAGTCTGTACTTAAGCTGGCTGTTATAGGCGCAGTCATTGCATGTGTTGTAAATTTGCTTATTTGA
- the LOC100175301 gene encoding fatty aldehyde dehydrogenase-like isoform X2 — protein MGRDYISAIVAAKEAFSSGKTKDVKFRKQQLQKLFKCVRDNEVRWCEALKKDLNKSKTEAVSAEIILVNNEIVTAIKNLDQWVKNEPKKKELATITADIYTRKEPFGTCLIMSAWNYPFLLMLAPMIGAIAAGNCVVIKPSECAAHTAKLLQELLPQYIDPTCYPVIVLDAKDSADLVTNNRFDFIFFTGGTAIGRIVMKAAAEYLTPVVLELGDPKHSPDYGRIINERQTLRLKKVIESGAGKIVVGGEVDVKERYVAPTVVTDIPADSAYMQQEMFGPILLVVTVKDMDEAIAVVNSREKPLAMYIFAKNKKLVNKILSNTSSGGVTVNDVVMHYVPHSLPFGGVGESGMGAYHGKHTFDTFSHRRSCLVDGNPEFFNSLRYPPHSQKKLSIIRLVLMKNMQKPGFVAFLQSLVGLALFGVLIACAVRLFVQL, from the exons ATGGGTAGAGACTATATTTCTGCAATTGTTGCTGCAAAGGAAGCATTCTCCAGTGGTAAAACCAAGGATGTTAAGTTTCGCAAGCAGCAGTtgcaaaagttgtttaaatgtgTGAGAGATAATGAAGTTAGGTGGTGTGAAGCTTTGAAGAAAGAtctaaataaatctaaaactgAAGCAGTCTCTGCTGAAATTATTCTGGTAAACAACGAAATTGTAACAGCGATTAAAAATCTGGATCAGTGGGTAAAAAACGAACCGAAGAAAAAAGAATTGGCAACAATTACAGCCGATATTTACACAAGAAAGGAGCCATTTGGAACATGTCTCATCATGTCTGCATGGAATTATCCATTTCTTTTAATGCTGGCTCCAATGATTGGTGCAATTGCTGCTGGAAACTGTGTTGTTATTAAACCCAGCGAATGTGCAGCCCACACAGCCAAGTTGCTTCAGGAGTTGTTGCCACAATACATTGATCCAACCTGCTACCCTGTGATTGTGCTTGATGCTAAAGATTCTGCTGACTTGGTTACCAATAATCGATTtgactttatatttttcacagGAGGAACAGCCATCGGGAGAATTGTGATGAAGGCAGCCGCTGAGTACTTGACCCCAGTAGTGCTGGAACTTGGAG ATCCAAAGCATTCACCAGACTATGGGAGGATAATCAATGAACGACAAACACTACGCTTGAAGAAAGTGATTGAATCTGGAGCTGGGAAGATAGTTGTGGGTGGAGAGGTTGATGTAAAGGAACGTTATGTTGCACCAACTGTGGTCACTGATATTCCAGCGGATTCTGCTTACATGCAGCAAGAAATGTTTGGCCCCATTTTGCTTGTTGTCACTGTCAAAGATATGGATGAAGCTATTGCTGTTGTAAACAGCAGAGAGAAGCCATTAGCAATGTACATATTTGCTAAGAATAAAAAGCTTGTAAATAAGATCCTATCCAACACCTCTAGTGGAGGAGTTACTGTTAATGATGTTGTGATGCATTACGTTCCTCATTCGCTTCCATTTGGTGGTGTAGGGGAAAGTGGAATGGGAGCCTACCATGGGAAACACACCTTTGACACCTTTTCTCACAGACGAAGCTGTTTAGTTGATGGGAATCCAGAGTTTTTCAATTCCTTACGTTACCCTCCTCATTCTCAGAAAAAGCTTTCCATTATTCGACTTGTTCTGATGAAAAACATGCAAAAACCAGGATTTGTAGCTTTCTTGCAATCTCTAGTAGGATTGGCTCTTTTTGGTGTACTTATTGCCTGTGCTGTGCGACTGTTTGTGCAACTTTAA
- the LOC100175301 gene encoding fatty aldehyde dehydrogenase-like isoform X1 translates to MGRDYISAIVAAKEAFSSGKTKDVKFRKQQLQKLFKCVRDNEVRWCEALKKDLNKSKTEAVSAEIILVNNEIVTAIKNLDQWVKNEPKKKELATITADIYTRKEPFGTCLIMSAWNYPFLLMLAPMIGAIAAGNCVVIKPSECAAHTAKLLQELLPQYIDPTCYPVIVLDAKDSADLVTNNRFDFIFFTGGTAIGRIVMKAAAEYLTPVVLELGGKNPCFVDDSCDIRNTARRICWGRFLNTGQLCLCPDYVLCSQGVRDKFVEEIKLALKEFYGSDPKHSPDYGRIINERQTLRLKKVIESGAGKIVVGGEVDVKERYVAPTVVTDIPADSAYMQQEMFGPILLVVTVKDMDEAIAVVNSREKPLAMYIFAKNKKLVNKILSNTSSGGVTVNDVVMHYVPHSLPFGGVGESGMGAYHGKHTFDTFSHRRSCLVDGNPEFFNSLRYPPHSQKKLSIIRLVLMKNMQKPGFVAFLQSLVGLALFGVLIACAVRLFVQL, encoded by the coding sequence ATGGGTAGAGACTATATTTCTGCAATTGTTGCTGCAAAGGAAGCATTCTCCAGTGGTAAAACCAAGGATGTTAAGTTTCGCAAGCAGCAGTtgcaaaagttgtttaaatgtgTGAGAGATAATGAAGTTAGGTGGTGTGAAGCTTTGAAGAAAGAtctaaataaatctaaaactgAAGCAGTCTCTGCTGAAATTATTCTGGTAAACAACGAAATTGTAACAGCGATTAAAAATCTGGATCAGTGGGTAAAAAACGAACCGAAGAAAAAAGAATTGGCAACAATTACAGCCGATATTTACACAAGAAAGGAGCCATTTGGAACATGTCTCATCATGTCTGCATGGAATTATCCATTTCTTTTAATGCTGGCTCCAATGATTGGTGCAATTGCTGCTGGAAACTGTGTTGTTATTAAACCCAGCGAATGTGCAGCCCACACAGCCAAGTTGCTTCAGGAGTTGTTGCCACAATACATTGATCCAACCTGCTACCCTGTGATTGTGCTTGATGCTAAAGATTCTGCTGACTTGGTTACCAATAATCGATTtgactttatatttttcacagGAGGAACAGCCATCGGGAGAATTGTGATGAAGGCAGCCGCTGAGTACTTGACCCCAGTAGTGCTGGAACTTGGAGGTAAAAATCCATGCTTTGTTGATGATTCGTGTGACATCCGTAATACTGCGCGGAGAATATGCTGGGGCAGATTTCTTAACACGGGTCAATTGTGTCTTTGCCCAGATTATGTCTTATGCTCACAAGGTGTCCGGGATAAATTTGTGGAGGAAATAAAGCTTGCTTTAAAAGAGTTTTACGGATCAGATCCAAAGCATTCACCAGACTATGGGAGGATAATCAATGAACGACAAACACTACGCTTGAAGAAAGTGATTGAATCTGGAGCTGGGAAGATAGTTGTGGGTGGAGAGGTTGATGTAAAGGAACGTTATGTTGCACCAACTGTGGTCACTGATATTCCAGCGGATTCTGCTTACATGCAGCAAGAAATGTTTGGCCCCATTTTGCTTGTTGTCACTGTCAAAGATATGGATGAAGCTATTGCTGTTGTAAACAGCAGAGAGAAGCCATTAGCAATGTACATATTTGCTAAGAATAAAAAGCTTGTAAATAAGATCCTATCCAACACCTCTAGTGGAGGAGTTACTGTTAATGATGTTGTGATGCATTACGTTCCTCATTCGCTTCCATTTGGTGGTGTAGGGGAAAGTGGAATGGGAGCCTACCATGGGAAACACACCTTTGACACCTTTTCTCACAGACGAAGCTGTTTAGTTGATGGGAATCCAGAGTTTTTCAATTCCTTACGTTACCCTCCTCATTCTCAGAAAAAGCTTTCCATTATTCGACTTGTTCTGATGAAAAACATGCAAAAACCAGGATTTGTAGCTTTCTTGCAATCTCTAGTAGGATTGGCTCTTTTTGGTGTACTTATTGCCTGTGCTGTGCGACTGTTTGTGCAACTTTAA